GCGTCCCGATTGAGTCGGGGGGCGCCGCCACAGATAAAACCCCGCCGTATTGACGCCGATCAACAGGCTCAGCAGCAACACGACCCGCACCGCCCGGGGCCATCCCTGCCAATTCGCCGCCACATAGGTAATGACGCCCAACCCCAGCAAGATACCGCCTAGGCCCATCAGGATAAACACGAAACGATGCTTGGCATCGCTTTCCAGGGCGTGAAAACTGATAGCGGACCGCCAGCTGCTCATACTGGTCCGCATCGATAACTCCCTGCTGCCACCAGCTTTCGGCTTCTTGTCGCAGCTGGCGGCGAAATTTCTCAGACACCATGGCTAATGGGTAGGCTAACGTCGGGTTAGGCCCGGGCAGAGCGAGCCATCTTGGTCAACCGCTGCAGCAGCGGCCGCAGGGCCGTCGGCGCTGACGTATCAGTGGTTTCGACGGTATGCTGCCGCCCGTTATCCTTGACGGTCAGAGTATAGGTAAATTGATCCGCCGCCCCCGGTGCGGTTGCCGTCAGGTTGGCAGGTTGGCTAAAAAAGTTCGCCACCGAGACCAACTCTTTGATTTCGTAGGCTTCATTGGCTGGCAGAGAGTCTGTGTCTACCGACAGGGTCGTGGCCATGCCAGCGAAGCCCCCCCGGCGTTCGAAGTCAATCTGCATGGTCATCCTCTACTGGCCCCATCCCCATGGTGAATCAACTCTGATCAGGCTGCCATCGGCACTAGGCCGATTCATCATCCGTCAGCTCAGCTCTCGTTATCGCTGCATGAAGAAGTACTTGAGGGGATTGGTAGCGGTATTGAGGCAGCCATTGCCAGCCGGGGCTGCCACCCCCACCCCCACCTCGCTCCAGCCCTTGCGCACCGCTTGCTGCTCCAAACTGCCCTGACCAAACAGGTCAGCGGCTACCAGCAGGGTTTGTCGGGCCGCCTCTTGAAAATCAGCCGTCTGCCCCAGCTTGTCCCGCAGGGTGATGTACCAGATGCGACCCGCCTTCTCCCAGGCATAGCCGCCGATGTCCAGGGCGGCGATGTAAAAGGCTCGGTTGGGAATGCCGGAGTTGATATGGACGCCGCCATTGTCATCGGGTCCGGTATAGATATCGTCCATGTGGGCAGGCTGGGGATCTCTCCCCAAGCGAGGGTCATCATAGGCCGTCCCCGGCGCCTTCATGGAACGAATCCCCTTGGCATTGACATTTTGGGTGAAGAGGCCAGCCCCAATCAGCCAATCGGCCTCCTTAGCAGTCTGGTGGTTGACCCGTTGGTTGACCAAAGCCCCGAAGACATCAGAGAAGGATTCATTCAGCGCCCCGGGTTGATTCCGATACACCAGCCCCGCTTCAAACTGAGTCACCCCATGGGTCATTTCATGGGCGATGATATCCAGGGCAATGGTGAAACGATTGAAGAGGCGCTCATCCTCTGGCAGGTCTTCGTCACCATCACCGTAGGTCATCTGCTCCCCATTCCAGAAGGCGTTGTCGTAGCCGACGCCGTAATGCACGGTGGAGATTAAATCCATGCCTTGGTTGTCGATGGAGTGACGCCCATAGATCTCCTGGTACAGGTCATAGGTGGCGCCAGAGCCATCGTAGGCCTCATCGATGGCGGCATCGCCAGTGGCCGGATCTCCTTCTCCACGCACCTTTCTGCCAGGCAGTGTCGTATTTTGGTCGGCGGTATAGACGAGCCGCTGTTTAGTGGCAGCAGCCGCCTGAGCCCTGTGACGCTCGACGAGTTCTGCGATCTGCTGGCGCTGGCCGCGAAATTGCCCGGCTCGAATCAGCTCTTGGCGAGCTCGCTCCTGTTGAATGGGACTCCCTTTGTCGGCAATCTCCTTGAGAATGTAGGACGGTACGATACATTCCCGCGGGTTGAGGTGACAGCTGTGAAAAGGGCGATGGTGATGGGGGTAATAATGGGCGGCCATGCGCTACATCTCCTGGTAAAAAAACGGCGGCAAAATGGTTCTAACGTCAGTCTTTAGGAGCCAGTATTCAGGAGAAACCGAAAGACAGAATTGGGGGTCTTGCCCATCGTCTATTGCCTAGCTCCTACTGCGTGTCTCTTGCATTCTTGCCTAGTCAGTTCTTCGAGTTGTAAGTGGTTAGCCAGTTGATTTGGGTATAAATCAGTGCAGTTCTGATGGAATGATTACTGCACTAGTTAGCGTGCGATCGCAATTGACCTAGCCACCCCATTTTTATGCAGTGCCCAAGGCTTTACGCCTCAGAGACAACAATCGTTACAACATACTGAGAGGGGGCGATTTCCTCAGTGCTGACCGGATAAGGATCGACCTCAATCAATTCGATGGTATAGCTATCGAATTTTGCCATGGCCTGGTCCCCGGCAGCGGCCCCCAAGGTGAGGCTGATAACGTCTTGGACGGTGGATTCCTCACTCGCGAGGCTGACCCGCAGCCTGGCCGTGACTTGCCCAGCTT
This portion of the Halomicronema hongdechloris C2206 genome encodes:
- a CDS encoding protealysin inhibitor emfourin translates to MQIDFERRGGFAGMATTLSVDTDSLPANEAYEIKELVSVANFFSQPANLTATAPGAADQFTYTLTVKDNGRQHTVETTDTSAPTALRPLLQRLTKMARSARA
- a CDS encoding M4 family metallopeptidase, which codes for MAAHYYPHHHRPFHSCHLNPRECIVPSYILKEIADKGSPIQQERARQELIRAGQFRGQRQQIAELVERHRAQAAAATKQRLVYTADQNTTLPGRKVRGEGDPATGDAAIDEAYDGSGATYDLYQEIYGRHSIDNQGMDLISTVHYGVGYDNAFWNGEQMTYGDGDEDLPEDERLFNRFTIALDIIAHEMTHGVTQFEAGLVYRNQPGALNESFSDVFGALVNQRVNHQTAKEADWLIGAGLFTQNVNAKGIRSMKAPGTAYDDPRLGRDPQPAHMDDIYTGPDDNGGVHINSGIPNRAFYIAALDIGGYAWEKAGRIWYITLRDKLGQTADFQEAARQTLLVAADLFGQGSLEQQAVRKGWSEVGVGVAAPAGNGCLNTATNPLKYFFMQR